The following are encoded together in the Candidatus Zixiibacteriota bacterium genome:
- a CDS encoding M23 family metallopeptidase: protein MGQVKYYSLMIVPEGVEKPFGIRVKSWIFKVLVAAVVLLAVALIIIFTSYGRIMMRAADADRLEKENESLKLYKYKLALLEENMRDTRAVVSRIALLAGINLELPELPPDSVIFAELEEQMAENEEGQLEISRESFGGMPLKGYMTRGYSDGETDFHPGVDIAAAIGTPVYAIANGTVTYAGYDSTYGLMVILEHRDNVETVYGHNSELFVAVGSEVFAGTRIANTGNTGKSTAPHLHFEVRVNRKPVNPLKYIAEHEISNQ, encoded by the coding sequence ATGGGACAGGTAAAATATTACAGCCTGATGATTGTGCCGGAAGGGGTGGAAAAACCGTTCGGCATCAGAGTGAAATCATGGATATTCAAAGTCCTGGTTGCCGCGGTGGTGCTGCTGGCGGTCGCGTTGATTATCATATTCACCTCTTACGGGCGGATAATGATGCGGGCGGCCGACGCCGATCGGCTGGAAAAGGAAAATGAATCGCTTAAGTTGTATAAGTACAAATTGGCTCTACTGGAAGAAAATATGCGCGATACCCGCGCCGTGGTGAGCCGGATCGCCTTGCTGGCCGGCATCAATCTGGAACTGCCGGAATTGCCGCCCGATTCGGTCATCTTCGCCGAACTGGAGGAGCAGATGGCGGAAAATGAAGAAGGGCAGCTGGAAATCAGCCGGGAGTCGTTCGGCGGCATGCCGCTGAAAGGATATATGACTCGCGGCTACTCCGATGGCGAGACCGATTTCCATCCCGGCGTCGATATCGCCGCCGCCATCGGCACCCCCGTCTATGCCATCGCCAACGGCACTGTCACCTATGCCGGATACGACTCTACCTACGGATTAATGGTAATTCTGGAGCACCGTGACAATGTGGAAACAGTCTATGGTCACAACAGCGAACTCTTTGTCGCTGTCGGCAGCGAAGTCTTCGCCGGAACACGAATCGCCAATACCGGCAATACCGGCAAATCGACCGCGCCGCACCTTCATTTCGAAGTTCGCGTCAACAGAAAACCGGTTAACCCTTTAAAATATATTGCGGAACATGAAATATCAAACCAGTAA
- a CDS encoding RsmG family class I SAM-dependent methyltransferase, with protein sequence MPDSGAKPSLAPPLFLTGEILARYDPDSAIDLFLKDILEFNTKVNIVSRETNLPDLRKIAADCLIPYEFLPPPRGKFFDIGSGAGFPGIILLLAFRGIEGVLFERTTKKARFLESLQKKYSLSAEIINANFMETSSSLSHSSFDAATMRYVRLDKPLLTRVLSLLHPQGHFIYYSSIESKTPAAKALQPAVYHYYLDDREILRSFAVFTPAP encoded by the coding sequence TTGCCTGATTCAGGAGCGAAGCCATCCCTTGCGCCCCCTCTTTTTCTGACCGGGGAGATACTTGCCAGGTATGACCCTGACAGCGCCATAGACCTTTTTCTGAAAGATATCCTCGAATTCAATACTAAAGTGAATATTGTTTCACGTGAAACAAACCTCCCTGATCTCCGGAAAATCGCCGCTGATTGCCTGATTCCTTATGAATTCCTTCCTCCACCGCGGGGAAAATTCTTCGATATCGGAAGCGGCGCCGGCTTCCCCGGTATCATTCTTCTTCTGGCTTTTCGCGGTATCGAGGGGGTTCTCTTTGAACGAACCACGAAAAAAGCCCGCTTCCTCGAATCGCTGCAGAAAAAATATTCTCTATCGGCGGAGATTATCAATGCCAACTTCATGGAGACCTCATCGTCTCTTTCCCATTCCTCCTTCGATGCCGCCACGATGAGATATGTCCGCCTCGATAAGCCGCTCCTGACTCGAGTTCTTTCGCTTCTTCACCCTCAAGGACATTTCATCTATTATTCCTCAATAGAATCAAAAACTCCTGCCGCCAAAGCGCTTCAACCTGCTGTCTATCATTATTATCTCGATGACAGAGAAATTCTCCGCAGCTTTGCCGTATTCACACCGGCGCCCTGA
- a CDS encoding ParB/RepB/Spo0J family partition protein, with product MSGKVVLGRGLEALIPSQEETAGGGSFRQIPVNMIIPNPAQPRRNFDDVSLQELAESFKTQGVLQPIIVKKKDNGYILIAGERRFRAARLAGLEKIPALLMDETNETDMLQMALVENIQREDLNPLEEAEAFRRLMDESRLTQQELAARVGKSRTAIANIVRLLNLPEKVKELIRAGKLTEGHARAILALDDELSQVKLAERIVADNLTVRMAEESIKVLRKRKSLPKKRLPAIVELENQLKQILGTAVKITPGFKRGKIEVEFYGEEDLERLLDLFKKIRQ from the coding sequence ATGAGCGGCAAAGTGGTTCTGGGGCGGGGGCTGGAAGCCCTGATACCGTCCCAGGAGGAAACAGCCGGCGGCGGTTCCTTTCGCCAGATACCGGTCAATATGATAATCCCCAATCCGGCGCAGCCGCGGCGGAACTTTGATGACGTTTCTTTGCAGGAGCTGGCCGAATCGTTTAAAACCCAGGGAGTGCTGCAGCCGATTATTGTCAAGAAGAAAGATAACGGATATATCCTGATTGCCGGCGAGCGGCGTTTTCGAGCCGCCCGTCTGGCGGGACTGGAAAAAATTCCCGCTCTCCTGATGGATGAAACCAACGAGACCGACATGCTCCAGATGGCCCTGGTCGAAAACATCCAGAGGGAGGACCTCAATCCTCTGGAAGAGGCGGAGGCGTTTCGCCGTCTCATGGATGAATCCCGCCTGACCCAGCAGGAACTGGCCGCGCGGGTCGGCAAGAGTCGCACCGCCATCGCCAACATCGTCCGCCTGCTGAATCTTCCCGAAAAGGTCAAAGAACTGATTCGCGCCGGAAAATTGACCGAGGGGCATGCCCGCGCTATACTGGCGCTTGATGACGAACTGTCGCAGGTCAAACTGGCGGAGCGGATTGTCGCCGACAATCTCACCGTCCGGATGGCCGAAGAATCAATAAAGGTCTTGAGAAAACGGAAATCCCTGCCGAAAAAGAGACTACCGGCAATAGTGGAGCTGGAAAATCAGCTCAAACAGATTCTCGGGACCGCCGTCAAAATCACCCCCGGCTTTAAACGGGGGAAAATCGAAGTGGAATTTTACGGCGAAGAAGACCTGGAGCGGCTTTTGGACTTGTTTAAAAAGATTCGTCAGTGA
- a CDS encoding AAA family ATPase, translating into MARIMAVANQKGGVGKTTTAVNLSSCLAVAEKKTLLIDIDPQANTTSGMGVDKAKVASSVYDVLIGRKTMLEVIMPTELSFLNLAPSSISLVGAEVELVSLFSRERILAQALAPVQEQYDFIIIDCPPSLGLLTINALTAAHSVLIPIQCEYYALEGLGQLLHTIQLVQKNLNPGLEIEGVLLTMYDGRLNLSRQVAEEARKFFSQRVYNTVINRNVRLSEAPSFGKPIILYDILSTGAENYLALTKEVLSR; encoded by the coding sequence GTGGCGCGGATAATGGCAGTGGCTAATCAGAAAGGGGGAGTCGGCAAGACCACTACCGCCGTCAATCTCTCTTCCTGTCTGGCGGTGGCCGAAAAGAAAACCCTCCTAATTGATATCGACCCCCAGGCTAATACCACCTCCGGGATGGGCGTCGATAAGGCAAAAGTGGCATCATCGGTCTATGATGTCCTCATTGGCAGAAAGACCATGCTGGAGGTGATAATGCCGACCGAATTGTCCTTTTTGAATCTCGCCCCCTCCTCCATCTCGCTGGTCGGCGCCGAGGTGGAACTGGTCTCCCTGTTCTCCCGCGAACGAATCCTGGCGCAGGCGCTGGCGCCCGTGCAGGAACAGTACGATTTTATTATCATCGACTGCCCGCCGTCGCTGGGACTTCTCACCATCAATGCCCTTACCGCCGCTCACTCCGTCCTGATTCCGATACAGTGCGAATATTACGCCCTGGAAGGGCTGGGACAGCTTCTTCACACCATACAACTGGTGCAGAAAAATCTCAATCCCGGCCTGGAGATTGAAGGGGTGCTGCTGACCATGTACGATGGACGGCTCAACCTTTCCCGTCAGGTCGCCGAGGAAGCCCGCAAGTTTTTCAGTCAGCGCGTTTATAATACGGTTATCAATCGAAATGTCCGGCTCTCTGAAGCCCCCAGTTTCGGGAAACCGATAATTCTCTACGACATTCTATCCACCGGCGCCGAAAACTATCTGGCGCTGACCAAGGAGGTACTCAGCAGATGA
- a CDS encoding polymer-forming cytoskeletal protein, translating into MNTLIGKDTVFTGTLDIKGAVRIDGTVKGKIICSDTVTVGAGGYVEAEVEAVAAVVAGKIVGNLVASERVELQAKSDVEGDIKTKSLIVEQGAIFCGSCRMKDGKPGFGFLPPEKEEEPLFTAGKKQTDDK; encoded by the coding sequence ATGAACACCCTTATTGGCAAAGATACGGTCTTTACCGGGACCTTGGATATCAAGGGAGCTGTCAGGATTGACGGGACCGTCAAAGGAAAGATCATCTGCTCCGATACCGTTACGGTCGGCGCCGGGGGATATGTAGAGGCAGAAGTCGAGGCGGTAGCCGCCGTGGTCGCCGGAAAGATTGTCGGAAATCTGGTCGCCTCTGAAAGAGTCGAACTACAGGCAAAGTCTGATGTCGAAGGCGATATCAAGACCAAATCCCTGATTGTGGAGCAAGGAGCGATCTTCTGCGGTTCCTGCCGGATGAAAGATGGGAAGCCTGGATTCGGATTCCTTCCGCCGGAAAAAGAGGAAGAGCCGCTCTTCACGGCCGGAAAGAAGCAAACTGATGACAAATAA
- the mnmG gene encoding tRNA uridine-5-carboxymethylaminomethyl(34) synthesis enzyme MnmG, with product MKHFDFDIIVVGGGHAGVETALAASRMRKKVALVTMDRTRLALMSCNPAIGGLGKSHIVKEVDALGGLMGKAIDATGIQFRRLNLSRGPAVWSTRAQADRIAYNDFVCRFVGQDKNISVIEATAGAFLVEDARAVGIETEDGKKIFSRAVIVCSGTFLGGLIHIGEKQIPAGRRGEKAAYRLSESFRSLGFEVGRLKTGTPPRLDGKTIDFSRCEIQPGDEPIPFFSYTTTPYRLEQTPCHLTYTTDKTKAVILENLHRSPMFSGQIKSRGPRYCPSVEDKIFRFKDKSRHQIFLEPEGNGTDEIYPNGFSTSLPEDVQEKAIRTIIGLEEVQITKPGYAVEYDYCPSHQIKASLETKLVERLFLAGQINGTSGYEEAAGLGIMAGINAALAIEGEPPFILDRATGYIGVMIDDLVTHSTTEPYRMFTSRAEYRLGLREDNARDRLFPYAQKYGLIPPEDYSLFDTLRLQTTATIKALKKQSLPVSRLDGLSRFFCKRESVTLAELLKVPGISTADILPYSHDVINDNGISADALERAAIMLKYDGYIQKQEREVERFRKMEQDIIPPSFSFENLTGLRNEAKEKFLRFRPGSLGQASRIEGVTTGDLAALSIHLKKYRSGIRT from the coding sequence GTGAAACATTTTGACTTTGACATAATCGTGGTGGGTGGTGGACATGCCGGGGTTGAAACCGCCTTGGCGGCTTCCCGCATGCGAAAAAAGGTCGCCCTGGTAACTATGGACCGGACCCGTCTGGCTCTTATGTCCTGCAATCCGGCCATCGGCGGATTGGGGAAATCCCATATCGTCAAAGAGGTTGACGCCCTCGGAGGCCTGATGGGAAAAGCCATCGATGCCACCGGCATCCAGTTCCGACGCCTGAATCTTTCGCGTGGTCCAGCCGTCTGGTCTACCCGCGCTCAAGCCGACAGAATCGCCTACAATGATTTTGTCTGCCGGTTTGTTGGACAGGATAAGAATATTTCGGTTATTGAAGCCACCGCCGGCGCCTTCCTGGTCGAGGATGCCCGAGCCGTTGGGATTGAAACTGAAGATGGCAAAAAGATTTTTTCCCGCGCCGTCATCGTCTGCTCCGGGACATTCCTCGGAGGCTTGATACATATCGGAGAAAAACAGATTCCGGCCGGTCGCCGGGGCGAAAAAGCGGCATATCGGCTGAGCGAATCTTTTCGGTCTCTCGGTTTCGAGGTGGGACGACTCAAAACCGGCACCCCGCCCCGTCTTGATGGCAAAACTATCGATTTCAGCCGCTGTGAAATCCAACCAGGTGATGAACCAATCCCATTTTTCTCTTATACCACAACACCTTATCGGCTGGAGCAAACCCCCTGTCACTTAACCTACACGACCGACAAAACCAAAGCGGTTATCCTTGAAAATCTCCATCGCTCCCCCATGTTCTCCGGCCAGATAAAATCCCGCGGTCCCCGTTATTGCCCCTCTGTCGAAGATAAAATCTTTCGCTTCAAAGATAAGTCGCGCCATCAGATTTTCCTCGAGCCGGAAGGGAACGGCACTGATGAGATTTATCCCAACGGCTTTTCAACCTCGCTCCCAGAGGATGTACAGGAAAAAGCGATTCGGACCATCATCGGACTGGAGGAAGTTCAGATTACCAAACCGGGGTACGCCGTGGAATATGATTATTGCCCCTCACACCAGATCAAAGCCTCTCTTGAGACCAAACTGGTCGAGCGTCTTTTCCTTGCCGGGCAGATAAATGGAACCTCTGGCTATGAAGAAGCGGCTGGACTCGGAATCATGGCGGGAATCAATGCCGCGCTGGCTATTGAGGGCGAGCCGCCCTTCATACTTGACCGCGCTACCGGTTATATTGGTGTCATGATTGACGACCTCGTCACGCATTCAACTACCGAGCCGTATCGGATGTTTACCTCCCGTGCCGAATATCGTCTCGGCTTGCGCGAAGACAACGCCCGCGACCGGCTCTTCCCGTATGCTCAAAAATATGGTTTGATTCCGCCGGAGGATTATTCTCTCTTTGATACCCTCCGTCTCCAGACCACGGCAACTATCAAAGCGCTGAAAAAGCAGTCGCTCCCGGTCTCGCGGCTTGATGGCCTCTCGCGATTTTTTTGCAAGCGAGAGTCTGTAACCCTGGCAGAGTTACTCAAGGTCCCCGGCATTTCGACAGCAGACATTCTCCCGTATTCTCATGACGTCATTAATGATAACGGGATTTCAGCGGACGCCCTGGAGCGCGCCGCGATTATGCTGAAGTATGATGGGTACATCCAGAAACAGGAGCGGGAGGTGGAACGCTTCCGCAAAATGGAGCAGGATATCATTCCACCGTCATTCTCATTTGAAAATCTGACCGGCCTCCGCAACGAAGCCAAAGAAAAATTCCTCCGGTTTCGACCCGGCTCTCTCGGACAAGCCAGTCGCATCGAAGGAGTAACCACCGGCGACCTGGCGGCCCTTTCCATCCATCTCAAGAAATACCGCTCCGGTATCCGGACCTGA